From Leptodactylus fuscus isolate aLepFus1 chromosome 11, aLepFus1.hap2, whole genome shotgun sequence, one genomic window encodes:
- the LOC142184701 gene encoding olfactory receptor 5F1-like: MEYSSWRNQSSVSFFLIVGLSETADPQIVLFLVFLAIYLITVIGNIIILCVISSDQRLHTPMYFFLANLAAVDIFLSSVTVPKLLLILATAQKSISYAGCITQLYFFQLFMVVECYILTVMAYDRYVAICFPLNYCLIMSREVRIRIVLACWASGLLNSVVQAVSISHLDFCSPNKVDHFFCDVTPLFKLSCSDTKVGEGLFMIVVVIAGMGPLIFILVTYGRIIVAVTKISTSKGRRKTFSTCASHFMVVALYYGSGIFSYIWPSSTYAMNKDVKVVAVLYTIMTPMLNPIIYSLRNREVKQAMMKAMGISSKRQGSWSH, translated from the coding sequence ATGGAATACTCCAGTTGGAGAAACCAATCCTCGGTCTCTTTCTTCCTGATAGTCGGTCTTTCGGAAACTGCAGATCCTCAAATCGTCCTCTTTCTTGTCTTCTTAGCCATATACCTCATCACAGTGATAGGAAACATaataatactatgtgtgatttCCTCTGACCAAAGACTACACACACCAATGTACTTCTTCTTAGCCAACCTTGCAGCAGTTGATATCTTTTTGTCTTCTGTCACTGTCCCCAAGCTCTTACTTATTTTGGCCACTGCTCAGAAGTCTATTTCTTATGCAGGATGCATCACCCAACTCTACTTTTTCCAGCTTTTCATGGTGGTGGAGTGTTATATCCTGACAGTGATGGCCTATGACAGGTACGTGGCCATCTGTTTCCCACTGAACTATTGCCTGATTATGAGTAGAGAAGTAAGAATCAGGATCGTCCTCGCCTGCTGGGCCAGTGGTCTCCTGAACTCGGTTGTCCAAGCCGTTTCAATATCTCATCTTGACTTTTGTAGTCCAAATAAGGTTGACCATTTCTTTTGTGATGTTACACCACTTTTCAAGTTGTCTTGCTCTGACACAAAAGTTGGGGAGGGATTGTTTATGATAGTGGTTGTCATTGCTGGGATGGGACCTCTCATCTTTATATTGGTGACTTATGGCCGGATAATTGTTGCGGTTACAAAAATTAGCACCAGCAAAGGTCGTCGAAAAACCTTCTCTACTTGTGCCTCTCACTTCATGGTGGTGGCTCTGTATTATGGCAGTGGGATCTTCAGCTACATCTGGCCTTCTTCTACCTACGCCATGAACAAAGATGTCAAAGTGGTGGCTGTGCTCTACACCATCATGACCCCCATGTTGAACCCCATTATTTACAGCCTGAGAAACAGGGAGGTAAAACAAGCCATGATGAAAGCAATGGGAATCAGTTCTAAACGCCAAGGTAGTTGGTCACATTAA